The Parashewanella spongiae genome has a window encoding:
- a CDS encoding transposase family protein: protein MNTDLSLIMDVMKEIEQIEDHRVEANKEYDLADIIFLTIAAVLCGATGWKAINIFGEAQLDWLRQYRPFSNGIPTRHSIGRIIRGVKAESMMSCFINSCYALTAFRV from the coding sequence ATGAATACTGATTTGAGCCTGATTATGGACGTAATGAAAGAGATTGAGCAAATTGAAGACCATCGTGTAGAAGCCAATAAAGAGTATGATTTAGCGGATATTATTTTTCTTACTATTGCCGCAGTGCTTTGCGGTGCGACAGGGTGGAAAGCCATCAACATTTTTGGGGAAGCTCAATTAGATTGGTTAAGACAATACCGTCCATTTAGTAACGGTATCCCGACAAGACATTCAATTGGAAGAATAATTAGAGGTGTTAAAGCCGAAAGTATGATGTCTTGCTTTATTAACTCATGTTACGCACTAACAGCTTTTAGAGTTTGA